In Bradyrhizobium guangxiense, the following are encoded in one genomic region:
- a CDS encoding DMT family transporter: MNLLAPFLVLSAGLSLAFQQVLNASLGSAMQSAKWAAFVSYLGGTIALLLALLFAREPMPTAALAGRAPWIAWTGGGFGAIFIATSILMVPRLGVATVLTLIVVGQLVGSLALDQVGMFGLPQHPITPTRALGVLCLVLGAALVRG, encoded by the coding sequence ATGAACCTTCTCGCACCTTTCCTGGTCTTGTCTGCGGGCCTGAGCCTCGCCTTTCAGCAGGTGCTGAACGCCAGCCTGGGCAGCGCCATGCAATCCGCGAAGTGGGCGGCGTTCGTGAGTTATCTTGGCGGGACGATTGCGCTGCTGCTGGCTCTCCTCTTCGCGCGGGAGCCGATGCCGACGGCCGCCCTCGCCGGGCGAGCTCCTTGGATCGCCTGGACCGGAGGAGGTTTCGGCGCGATCTTCATCGCGACCAGCATCTTGATGGTGCCGCGTCTCGGCGTGGCGACCGTGCTCACGCTGATCGTTGTCGGCCAGTTGGTCGGTTCGTTGGCGCTCGACCAGGTCGGCATGTTCGGCCTGCCGCAGCATCCGATCACGCCGACGCGCGCGTTGGGGGTCCTATGTCTCGTCCTTGGCGCGGCTCTCGTTCGTGGGTGA
- a CDS encoding helix-turn-helix transcriptional regulator has protein sequence MARGSAIELGRLTAASATVLARHVHPDVQIAAVTEGWRTYTSAFGDFRAAAGDIVVIPKDVPHAARGGAGSIVTHLYVPSDHAAVSEISRPLHIRRSRAILPDEILDAVGSHDPWPRDPVRPERRAALMELASCDDLDIRRMAARQGRSTDGFIRLFKREVGMTPAAYRLARRLASARSQLKRGDAVADVAYAGLFSDQSHLGRLFRRAYGATPAAYRSAFAD, from the coding sequence TTGGCTCGCGGTTCGGCGATCGAGCTGGGTCGTCTCACGGCGGCATCGGCGACCGTGCTTGCACGTCACGTTCACCCGGACGTTCAAATCGCCGCCGTCACGGAAGGATGGCGGACGTACACGAGCGCGTTCGGCGACTTCCGCGCCGCTGCCGGCGACATCGTCGTGATTCCGAAGGACGTACCACACGCCGCGCGCGGCGGCGCTGGCTCCATCGTCACCCATCTCTATGTGCCGAGCGATCATGCAGCCGTGAGCGAGATCTCGAGGCCGCTCCACATCCGCCGCTCCCGAGCAATCCTGCCCGACGAGATACTCGATGCAGTCGGCTCGCACGATCCGTGGCCGAGAGATCCCGTGCGGCCGGAAAGACGTGCCGCGCTGATGGAACTGGCTTCGTGTGACGATCTCGACATCCGCAGGATGGCTGCACGGCAGGGCCGATCAACCGATGGCTTCATTCGGCTGTTCAAGCGAGAGGTTGGCATGACGCCGGCCGCCTATCGTCTCGCGCGGCGACTGGCGTCGGCGCGCTCGCAGCTGAAGCGCGGCGATGCGGTTGCCGACGTCGCCTATGCCGGTTTATTCTCCGACCAGAGCCACCTTGGTCGCCTGTTTCGGCGCGCTTACGGCGCAACGCCGGCCGCCTATCGCTCAGCGTTCGCAGATTGA
- a CDS encoding VOC family protein, producing MPIAVTWDHVHLRSPDPEATAAWLRDILGGEVVRAPGRIDVNLGGARIFIAPLEGDNAVNPPPPHPHQGLDHFGLAVKDIDAVAAEIKGKGVTFTREPTTIRPGVRICFIRGPEGISIELLERDKKYT from the coding sequence ATGCCAATCGCCGTCACTTGGGATCACGTCCATCTGCGCAGCCCCGATCCGGAGGCCACAGCGGCCTGGCTGCGGGACATCCTCGGCGGCGAGGTCGTGCGCGCGCCGGGACGGATCGACGTGAATCTCGGCGGTGCGAGGATATTCATCGCGCCGCTTGAGGGCGACAACGCCGTCAACCCGCCGCCCCCGCACCCGCATCAGGGCCTCGACCATTTCGGCCTGGCGGTGAAGGACATCGACGCCGTCGCGGCGGAGATCAAGGGCAAGGGTGTCACCTTCACCCGCGAGCCGACCACGATCCGGCCCGGCGTGCGCATCTGCTTCATCCGGGGCCCCGAAGGCATCTCCATCGAGCTGCTCGAGCGCGACAAGAAATATACCTGA
- a CDS encoding GrlR family regulatory protein codes for MKNGLYSIHVTLLDGRVGKGSGVILFRDGKILGGDAYLYYTGSYVVKDSTTFKGEVLVQRHTSPRGDDNPLFGGPAPVGIGVSGTYTDTRAEMTGTALVGKASLIFGATLHKLADVD; via the coding sequence ATGAAGAACGGCCTCTATTCGATTCATGTGACCCTGCTCGATGGTCGAGTCGGCAAGGGCAGCGGCGTCATTCTTTTCCGCGACGGCAAGATTCTTGGCGGCGATGCCTATCTCTATTACACTGGCAGCTACGTGGTGAAGGACAGCACGACCTTCAAAGGCGAGGTGCTGGTGCAACGGCACACCTCGCCGCGGGGCGATGACAATCCGCTGTTCGGTGGCCCTGCTCCGGTCGGCATCGGCGTCAGCGGCACCTACACGGACACGCGCGCGGAGATGACCGGCACGGCGCTGGTCGGCAAGGCCAGCCTGATCTTCGGCGCCACCCTGCACAAGCTCGCTGACGTCGATTAG